A DNA window from Primulina tabacum isolate GXHZ01 chromosome 12, ASM2559414v2, whole genome shotgun sequence contains the following coding sequences:
- the LOC142520286 gene encoding uncharacterized protein LOC142520286: MSDLKETLAKFASALNIHEKRKFSSQPQPNPKNQNQKLKNEKIDQIKSVITLRSGKIVNDPYSNENKDHLKSKSKDDNPDTFENDDTLNFKNNMAKDKSSEIVNKSNKHPPFPHALTNHKKQKSDSDIYEVFKQVKINIPLLDAIKQVPSYAKFLKDLCTVKRKLHVKKKAFLAEQVSSILQNNSSLKYKDPGCPTISCIFGENKIKKALLDLGASVNLLPYSVYEKLNLGELKPTSVTLLPADR, encoded by the exons atgagtgatttgaaagaaactcttgcaaaatttgcatctgcacttaatattcatgaaaaaagaaaattttcatctcaacctcaacctaatcctaaaaatcaaaatcaaaaattaaaaaatgaaaaaattgatcaaataaaatctgttattacccttagaagtggtaaaatagttaatgatccatatagtaatgaaaacaaggatcatttaaaatcaaagagtaaggatgataatcctgatacttttgagaatgatgataccttaaattttaagaataatatggcgaaggataaatcatctgaaatagtaaataagtcaaataaacatccaccatttcctcatgcattaacaaatcataaaaaacaaaaaagtgattctgatatctatgaagtttttaaacaagtgaagataaatattccattattagatgctattaaacaagtaccttcttatgcaaaatttttaaaagacttatgtactgtaaagagaaaattgcatgtgaagaaaaaagcattcttggctgaacaagtaagttctattcttcaaaataattctagtttaaaatataaagatcctggttgtccaacaatttcatgtatttttggagaaaataaaattaaaaaagctttgttggatttgggagcaagtgtgaatttacttccttattcagtttatgaaaaacttaatttaggagaattaaaacccacttctgttactctcttaccggcggatag atag